A stretch of DNA from Flavobacteriales bacterium:
TGAGCCTGAACCCGGTACATTGTTGAACCTGAGAAAAAAGAAAAAGGCCTAGGAGGGCCAAAGGAAGCCATCTAATGAGGAGGTAGCAATTAGTTTGGTTTGTTCTACCGAGAGGTAGGTTGTTGTTTGTTCGGAAAGACCCTGATTCAGTCAGGGTTTTTTCGTTTAATAAAATTCGTAGGAATATTTGAACACGTAAATCAAACCCGTTTCAAAATCTTTCATTACCTGGGCCGACATCAACAGTGTATTCTTTTCATAAATCAAACTGCGCAGTGTTTTCTGTTTTCCATTATGAAAAATCGCCTGCTCATATAAATTTCCGAAAGTATCGTAGGTATACGTGTCGATGATTTCATTGTAGCCAAACACATAACTGATATCACTTTTTTTACTCACTCTCCCCTTCTCATCGTATTCAAATTTGATTTTCGATTCCTTACCCGAAAGTGTTAAACGAAATACATCTTCGATATGATAACCCAGATCGTCGTAATAAGAAAAACATTCCTGGTATTCCTTATCGTAGTTGTTATAATATTTTCTGACTTTCTGATTTTTTACAAATTGATGATAGGTAAATGTTTCAGAAGAAATCACGAATTGTTGTCCGAGTTTAAAATGATAGCGGTCGTGTCCACAATTTTCTTCTCTGCAATAGGTCTCTTTAATGATTCTGCCCAATGAATCGTATTCATAATTATACGAGTAAAATCCGTTGTTGTCGTTTCGCCTTTTAGTGAGGAGACGATCCTTATCGTCGTAAATAAAATAAATAATGGTGGTGTCCTTATTACTGCTATAAGATGCGAATGTCGACATCATAATCACCAATCTTCCTTTTTGATCGAATTCATAATGAAAAAACTGATCGCGTTCCTGCATAGCCTCCCCTTCGCGTTTAGTGCTTACGCTGCCGCGGATAATTTTCACTTTGTTGGTGCGGATAAATTCTCTCCGGAAAAAATTCTCATCCGTGAAAGCATTCCCCTCTCCGTTCTCAATAATTTGAGCACGGGAAAAAAGAGAAAGAAAAAGGAAAAAAATAAAAGCGCCTCTCTTCATTGTAAAAGTTCCAAAGCCTGCTGAAGCTCTGTTACCGGCAAATTACAGGAATTATTTCTGCACACATAAAAGGACACCGCTCCGGTTTTGAACCTGTTTTTTAACATTGGCAGCTCACTTTCGTGTGCAGCGCAAAGAACTCGCAGGTAAGGATGGTAATGTGACCAAAGTACCTGCTGATGATGTTCTGCATCTGTTCCGCTTAGGATGATTTCCTTTTTTTCACTGAGGAAACGCAATAACAAGTCGGCCCAGTTGGAATAAGACGAACCGTAATCGGCCATATGGGGATAAACCATTTGCAGCATCTGTTCGGCATGTTGACTGTATTTCGAATGACCCGAGTATTCTCCCAGCGAATACAAAGCCTGCGCCATTACCGAATTGGAGGCGGGAATTACGTTATCGGTAATTTCAGTTTTCCGGGCAATCAATTGTTCAACATCTACCGACGTAAAATAAAACAAAGGCGAATCCGGATCACTAAATTTTTCAATTACATAATCTGCCCTTCGTATCCCCTGCTGCAGCCAGAATTCGTCCGAACTGATTTCGAAAAGCTGTATAAAGGCATCCAGTACAAATGCATGGTCTTCCAAAAATCCATTCACATAAACCTGTTCTCCGTGAAGAATATGATACAAACCACCATCGCCTCGCAAAAATTCACGAAGAATAAAATGTCCCAATTTCAAGGCACGCTCACGGTACACTTGTTTCCCTGTGCAACGAAAGGCATCCGCATAACTGCGAATCATTAAGGCATTCCAGGAGCATATTTTTTTATTGTCTAAAAAGGGACGTTCACGTTTATTCCTTGCTTCCATTAAAAGCAGATGTGCATGTGATTTTTTTTCCTGCAATTCATCTACACTCATTTTATGTTGATGAGCAAAGGCTTCATCCTTTTCCCTTCGTAATAAAATATATTTTCCATCTTCCCACTCACCGAGATAATTCACCTGATAATAGGCAGCGAACCAATCGTAATCTTCTTTTAACACCGATTGAAGTTCGGTTTTTGTCCACACATAAAAACTCCCCTCCTCCCCTTCACTGTCGGCATCCAGTGCCGAATAAAATCCATGCTCGGCCGAACCAAATTCACGTTCACAAAACTGAAGACTACGCTCTACCATTTCGAGATAGAGATGATCCTTTTTATACCGGTAAGCTTCAGCATAAAGCGAAATGATTTGCGCATTATCGTACAACATTTTTTCAAAATGCGGCACTTTCCAAATGAGATCAACCGAGTATCTTGTTATACCGCCACCGAGCTGATCATAAATTCCTCCTAATGCAATCTTATCGAGAGTGAGCAATACATGCTTCAACACCAGGTCATCCTTTTTCTCAATGGCATAGTGGAGAAGAAACAAATAATTATTCGGCAAAGGAAATTTCGGTGCGCGATTGGGTCCACCCTCCTGCATATCGAACGATCGTTTCCATTTTTCTACCAAATGCAAAAGATGTTGATTTTCGAATTCAATTTCTTTTTCCGGTTTTTCTACCAGATCACTCAATTGAACGCCCTGTGTTAATCGCTCTGCATAATCCAATACCTTTTCCGGTTCATCTTTCCAGATGGCATGCAAGTGATATAAAATTTTCATCCATTGCGCCGTTGGAAAATAGGTTCCGCCGTAAACGGGACGACCATCCGGCAATACAAAACAATTCAGCGGCCAACCTCCTTGTCCACTCATTAATTGCACCGCATTCATGTAAACCTGATCGAGGTCCGGCCGTTCTTCGCGATCTACTTTTACGCATACAAAATACCGGTTCATCACTGAAGCTGCATCGTTATTGCTAAAGGTTTCATGTTCCATTACGTGACACCAATGGCAAGAGGAATAACCAATACTGATGAGCATTAATTTTCCTTCCGATTTCGCTTTTTCAAATGCCTCTTCGCCCCAAGGGAACCAGTCGACCGGGTTCTCTGCGTGTTGTTGCAAATAAGGACTTTTCTCCTTGGCGAGCCGGTTACTCATCCTAATCGTTTTTAAGATCTTTCATATCGACCTGTTGTTTAAACTCCACGTCGAATTTTTTCCCGAAAATAAAAACTCTGCCTTTAATCCATCCTTTTACACCAACGTTCACCTTACCGGTGATGGCCATTGAAATTCCGGAAGCAAGAGCCGCTTTTCCGATCGCTTTGGGATCCGCTTCGATGATTACATCATATACACTTTCATTCTTTTTTTTCAGAATGACTTTCTGCTTCAATTTCGCTTTTCCGGCATCAACTCCACCTATGGTTAAAGCAAGATCCGATTTCACAACTTTAATTTTATAATTGTTCGGATTGTTTAAGGTCACCCCCAGGGTGATGCGCAATTCATCTTTAGAAACCTTATTAAAATTTACACGCTGTACATTTTTGAATTCAACATCTTCATAGCTCATGCAAGCTTGTAATAAAAAGAAGGCTGCTCCGACAAGAAGCAGCCTGAATGAAAATACAGATCTCATGTTATTGCTTATTGAGTTCTGCAAAATTACGGAAGAAGAGCGGAATGGTTTCAATTCCCTTCATGTAATTAAATACGCCATAATGTTCATTCGGTGAGTGAATCGCGTCGCTATCGAGACCAAAGCCAAATAGTACGGAGTCGAGACCCAATTCTTTTTTAAACAAGGCTACAATCGGAATACTTCCGCCGCCTCGTGTAGGAACCGGTTTTTTACCAAAAGTTTCTTCCATTGCTGTAGCTGCTGCCTGATATGCAGGAGAAGCGGTTGACACTACAACAGGTTCACCACCGTGGTGAGGACGAACTTCTACTTTTACACTTTTCGGTGCAATTTTTTCGAAATGATCCTTAAATAATTTCGTGATCGTTTGCGAATCCTGATTAGGGACCAAACGCATGGATATTTTTGCAAAGGCCTTAGAAGGAAGAACAGTTTTTGCACCTTCACCAATGTATCCACCCCAAATTCCATTTACATCGAGGGTAGGACGAATACCGGTGCGTTCTAATGTGGTGTAACTCTTTTCACCATGCACATCATCAATATCCAAATCCTTTTTATAAGCTTCCAGACTAAATGGCGCTTTGTTCATTTCGTTACGCTCATCTGCACTTAATTCTACCACCTGATCATAAAATCCGGGAATGGTAATGTGATTATTTTCATCGTGCAGGGAGGCAATCATTTTTGCAAGAATATTAATCGGATTTGCAACTGCACCTCCGTAAACTCCACTATGCAAATCGCGGTTTGGACCCGTAACTTCTACTTCCAGATAACTTAATCCGCGCAATCCGGTATCGATAGAAGGAATATCGTTTGCAATCATGGCTGTATCTGAAATCAGAATCACATCTGCCTTTAAACGATCTTTATTTGCTTTAACAAAGGGACCCAAATTATCAGAACCAATTTCTTCTTCACCTTCAATCATGAATTTCACGTTACACGCTAATGTTCCGGTGCGCATCATGGTTTCGAATGCTTTTACATGCATATACACCTGCCCTTTATCATCGCAAGCACCGCGTGCATAAATTTTACCATCTTTCACCACCGGTTCAAAAGGAGGAGAAGTCCACAATTCATACGGATCAGCAGGCTGCACGTCATAGTGACCATACACCAGAACAGTTGGCAATTTCGGATCCACCATTTTCTCGCCGTATACAATCGGATTACCATTGGTTGGACATAATTCCACTTTCTCTGCACCGGCTTCCAATAAACGCGCCTTGATGGTTTCTGCTGTACGGATTACATCATTTTTAAATTTTGGATCTGCGCTTACAGAAGGAATGCGTAATAAATCAAGCAGCTCGTTAATGAAACGCTCCTGATTGGCATCGATGTATGATTTTATTGTGCTCATTGTAAAAGTATTTGCGGCAAATATAACAGTATTCGAGCAGCAACAAACGAAATATGCAGAAGGATCAGCAAAACCATTGATTTCCCAATGAAAAATTACCGTCTGATTTCTTCCCTTCAATGGGAATGCAACCAATTGCTCCTAATGGCCGTCGTAAGAATGTAAAATGCTTATTTTTAAGTCACTATTGCAATACCTATGAAACTACACGGAATTACGATCGCATTTCTCCTGATTTTCTCACACTCAGTGCTTAAGGCACAGGAAAACCAACAACTCAACATTATTCAGAATAAGGGTCAGTGGGACCAAAAGGCGAAGTACAAAGCCGATATTCCCGGTGGATATGCCTGGCTGGAGAAAAATGCGATTACCTATCAGTTTCGCCACGGCGAGGATATGGAATTGCTCCACCAGAAGCATCATGGCAAAATGAAGGATAAAGAATTAACGATTCGTAATCACGTTTACTCACAGCAATTTATTGGCGTAAACGAAAAATCAACGGTACGTCATCAAAAAACGCAGTCTTTTTACCACAATTATTTTTTAGGCAACGATCCTTCCAAATGGGCAAGTTTTGTTCCTGTTTCTTACGAAGTGATTTACGACAATTTTTATCCGGGAATTGATTTGAAAGTCTACAGCAAAAACGGAATGTTTAAATACGA
This window harbors:
- a CDS encoding LEA type 2 family protein — encoded protein: MRSVFSFRLLLVGAAFFLLQACMSYEDVEFKNVQRVNFNKVSKDELRITLGVTLNNPNNYKIKVVKSDLALTIGGVDAGKAKLKQKVILKKKNESVYDVIIEADPKAIGKAALASGISMAITGKVNVGVKGWIKGRVFIFGKKFDVEFKQQVDMKDLKND
- a CDS encoding thioredoxin domain-containing protein, with protein sequence MSNRLAKEKSPYLQQHAENPVDWFPWGEEAFEKAKSEGKLMLISIGYSSCHWCHVMEHETFSNNDAASVMNRYFVCVKVDREERPDLDQVYMNAVQLMSGQGGWPLNCFVLPDGRPVYGGTYFPTAQWMKILYHLHAIWKDEPEKVLDYAERLTQGVQLSDLVEKPEKEIEFENQHLLHLVEKWKRSFDMQEGGPNRAPKFPLPNNYLFLLHYAIEKKDDLVLKHVLLTLDKIALGGIYDQLGGGITRYSVDLIWKVPHFEKMLYDNAQIISLYAEAYRYKKDHLYLEMVERSLQFCEREFGSAEHGFYSALDADSEGEEGSFYVWTKTELQSVLKEDYDWFAAYYQVNYLGEWEDGKYILLRREKDEAFAHQHKMSVDELQEKKSHAHLLLMEARNKRERPFLDNKKICSWNALMIRSYADAFRCTGKQVYRERALKLGHFILREFLRGDGGLYHILHGEQVYVNGFLEDHAFVLDAFIQLFEISSDEFWLQQGIRRADYVIEKFSDPDSPLFYFTSVDVEQLIARKTEITDNVIPASNSVMAQALYSLGEYSGHSKYSQHAEQMLQMVYPHMADYGSSYSNWADLLLRFLSEKKEIILSGTDAEHHQQVLWSHYHPYLRVLCAAHESELPMLKNRFKTGAVSFYVCRNNSCNLPVTELQQALELLQ
- a CDS encoding dipeptidase codes for the protein MSTIKSYIDANQERFINELLDLLRIPSVSADPKFKNDVIRTAETIKARLLEAGAEKVELCPTNGNPIVYGEKMVDPKLPTVLVYGHYDVQPADPYELWTSPPFEPVVKDGKIYARGACDDKGQVYMHVKAFETMMRTGTLACNVKFMIEGEEEIGSDNLGPFVKANKDRLKADVILISDTAMIANDIPSIDTGLRGLSYLEVEVTGPNRDLHSGVYGGAVANPINILAKMIASLHDENNHITIPGFYDQVVELSADERNEMNKAPFSLEAYKKDLDIDDVHGEKSYTTLERTGIRPTLDVNGIWGGYIGEGAKTVLPSKAFAKISMRLVPNQDSQTITKLFKDHFEKIAPKSVKVEVRPHHGGEPVVVSTASPAYQAAATAMEETFGKKPVPTRGGGSIPIVALFKKELGLDSVLFGFGLDSDAIHSPNEHYGVFNYMKGIETIPLFFRNFAELNKQ